In the Fibrobacter sp. UWEL genome, AGCTCCTTATCCGCGACGCTTCTGCAAACGCAGAACTGTTCGGCAAGAGCGCCAAGGTTTACCTGAACCTCGCTGAAGCAGAAGTGATGAAGCACGCAGGCTTCATCATGGGCATGACTGTAGAACAGATCGCTGATTACAAGAAGGCTTAATTGCCTAAAGGTTCCGCGCAGTTAAAGGATGTCATCCCGGACTTGATCCGGGATCTCCCCTAAAACTTAAAAAGACCTCGACTCGAATGAGTCGGGGTCTTTTTTTTGCAAACTGCGAATCACAAACCTACTACAATTATTTATATTTGTAGTAGATTTATACAATGAAAAAAGAAAAGTTCTTTACAACAAACATGGTCTGTGCAGAAAGTCGTGCGGAATATTACGCAACGCTCCAAAAAGTTCAGGAGGGAACTCTTGTGCGAGTGAAAAGAGGCGTATTCGCAAAACCCGACGACCTGGCCAACGTCATGGTCGATATCGAGAAAATAATTCCCGGAGGAATTCTCTGTATGTATTCGGCATGGTCCTACTACGGACTAACAACTCAAGTTCCTCAGCAATACGACGTCGCTATCAAAAGGGGTCGGAAAGTGACGCTCCCGCAATACCCCTCATTTTCCGTCCACAATCTAACAGATTCCGTCCTTGACACAGGTGTAACATGCGCGATAATTTCTGGGTACGAGGTGAAAATTTTCGACATAGAAAAATCTGTCTGCGACGCCGTCAAGTTTAGGAATAAAATCGGATTGGATGTTTGCACCGAAATCGTAAAGAACTACCTAAAGCGCAAAGACCGCAACATTTCCAAGCTTATGAATTACGCCAAAACACTACGCGTAAGCAAAATTCTGGAAATGTATATAACCATGGGGACATAGTGAATACGAAGAATCTGGGACATTCCATTCGTGAGAAATTGCTCAACATCGCAAAATCGCAAAACACAGATTACCAGGTCATCTTGATTCGGTATTTCCATGAACGTTTCCTATTCAGGCTCTCCCAAAGCAAATACCGTGAACTTTTCTGCTTAAAGGGAGGCGCGTTACTTTACGCATACGAAAAGTTCTTGGCAAGGCCCACCATGGATGTAGATTTTCGTGCAGATAAAATCAATAACGACATAAACATTATTTGCGAGGCTGTGGCAGAAATTTGCAAAATAGCCTGCCCGGAAGACGGTGTTGTTTTTGACGACAAGAATATAACCAGCGAAATCATCACGGAATTCAAGGATTATCACGGAGTCAGAATTCATCTAAACGCGAAGCTGCAATCAATCAGTCAGAACATCTCTATGGATTTTGGATTCGGCGACGAAATATATCCGTCACCCAATGTGATTAGCTATCCTAATCTTTTGGAAGATATGCCCTGCGCGAAAATCAGCACCTACCCACTTGAATCTGTAATTGCTGAAAAATTCCAATGCATTATCGACCTTGCCGGTAGAAATACACGAATGAAGGACTATTTTGACATTTACAGGATTTTGAAGAACCATCCCGTAAATGAAAGTTCTCTTTCAGAAGCTATTCGTCGGACCTTTGAAAATCGCGGAACAATTCGCAATCCCGAGAACGAAGTGTTCCAAGAAGATTTCGCAACCAACCCAACATTAAACAAACTATGGACTTCATTTCTCCGAAAAATCAAGTGGAAAGAAGACCTGCCATTTTTAGACGTTTGGTCGTTGATTCGACAGAAGCTAATGGACAGAAGTTAAGATTTTGTTAGACTCGCTCGTTATATAGAATGCGATAAGGCCGGTATGATTTTAGCAGCAAAATTACCTGTAATACTCTTCAGGCGTTTTTCCGTAGAATCGGTTAAAGTAATCGGAAACGCCATTCCAATCAGGGTAAACAGTATCAACGGTCTTCCCAAGTAAATTCAGCTCTTCACGAATTCTTGTTTTTGCACTATACGGGATACGGATTTTGGCAAGGCGAATTTCAGTACCTTTGTTAGATTCTAGAGTGGCCAGATGAGTCTTGTCACCATCTATGCCAAAGAGAAGGAAGGCCCCCTGCTGCGACTTGATTCTTGGATTATCCAAAAGCGGATGAACGCAATAAATGGACTCCATATTATCCTTTTTTATCCATGGTCCAAAATAGGATTTTTCCGCCCTTATTTCATGCAACAGATGTTTGATACTGTCGTCTTCGTTAAATGCGGTACGTGCAGCCTCCTCTGTGGAACTAGACAAATGCCTTATATCAAGGTTATCATAATTGTAAACCGCAATATTTGAAATCACGCTCACTACATCGGAATGCCAGTTGCGAACAGAATCCTTGTGAATTTCATAAACGAGTACGACAGAATCGCAATTATCACCCACCTGAGACTTCGGATCATTATAAAGAGCGAAGAACAAGGATTGCAGAGAATCCAAAGAAACATCCAGCAAACGGGTGCGAATTCCATAATGCTGCATCAAGGAAAGCTTTTCAAAAGTCGTAGAGCAGCCTGCAAATTCATGCGCCAACCTGCGTTCGCATTCCCGGAATAGCGTAGATTCCCTATTGCCTTGTAGCCAGCCATCTCGCGCAATCCCCGGCGTTCCCGCTGATTTCCCATAATCCTGAGGCTCACCACGAAAATAGAGTTGAACATCTTCGCGATATCCCTCTACACCATAGCGCGTAAAGGTTTTTAGCACTTCTAGGTAATCTGCTACAGAATAGATGTCGTAATAAGCAGACATCAAGGAACCTCTACTTCCGTGATTGAATATTCAGGTTCAGATTTTCCTTGGGCAATGCACCCTTCAAT is a window encoding:
- a CDS encoding FRG domain-containing protein, with the translated sequence MSAYYDIYSVADYLEVLKTFTRYGVEGYREDVQLYFRGEPQDYGKSAGTPGIARDGWLQGNRESTLFRECERRLAHEFAGCSTTFEKLSLMQHYGIRTRLLDVSLDSLQSLFFALYNDPKSQVGDNCDSVVLVYEIHKDSVRNWHSDVVSVISNIAVYNYDNLDIRHLSSSTEEAARTAFNEDDSIKHLLHEIRAEKSYFGPWIKKDNMESIYCVHPLLDNPRIKSQQGAFLLFGIDGDKTHLATLESNKGTEIRLAKIRIPYSAKTRIREELNLLGKTVDTVYPDWNGVSDYFNRFYGKTPEEYYR
- a CDS encoding Acyl-CoA dehydrogenase C-terminal domain-containing protein → MRDASANAELFGKSAKVYLNLAEAEVMKHAGFIMGMTVEQIADYKKA
- a CDS encoding nucleotidyl transferase AbiEii/AbiGii toxin family protein, yielding MNTKNLGHSIREKLLNIAKSQNTDYQVILIRYFHERFLFRLSQSKYRELFCLKGGALLYAYEKFLARPTMDVDFRADKINNDINIICEAVAEICKIACPEDGVVFDDKNITSEIITEFKDYHGVRIHLNAKLQSISQNISMDFGFGDEIYPSPNVISYPNLLEDMPCAKISTYPLESVIAEKFQCIIDLAGRNTRMKDYFDIYRILKNHPVNESSLSEAIRRTFENRGTIRNPENEVFQEDFATNPTLNKLWTSFLRKIKWKEDLPFLDVWSLIRQKLMDRS